The Theileria orientalis strain Shintoku DNA, chromosome 3, complete genome genome window below encodes:
- a CDS encoding inosine-5'-monophosphate dehydrogenase has translation MADGYSAVELFEYNKMSLSYDDIILLPGFIRESTSKVDLTSKLTRNIKLRMPIVSAPMDTITESDMATAMALLGGIGIIHCNMSIDDLVKEVNLVKRFENGFVQNPMCLKPTSTVSDWIHIKDTYGYKSVPITSDGKRGSKLMGLVTATDIYFEESLNTVLQDIMTTDLVVGKHPMTLREANKLLFKSKKGVLPIVNKDHELVSIVTKSDYYKNKLYPNASKDENKQLLVGAALSTSKYRNDAMERAKRLIEAKADVIVIESSQGNSIYQIDLIKQLKSVFPEVQIVAGNVVTVSQAKNLIDAGCDAIKVGMGIGSICTTQTVTGVGRGQATAVYYVSRYAFEQCNGLPVIADGGVKCSGDILKALALGASAIMGGNIFSGTKETPGEYYINDGVRMKSYRGMGSKDAITNSLKHFGHSGSASRYHIEGTLPVVSQGVSGLVMDKGSVHNAIPIVAEGVRHGLHNMGIYSIEKLHESLYSGTSRFEVRSAHSIMDGAVSKTLTNIK, from the exons ATGGCGGATGGTTATTCGGCAGTTGAACTTTTCGAGTACAACAAAATGTCACTGTCGTACGATGACATAATTCTTCTTCCAG GGTTTATACGTGAATCGACCAGTAAAGTTGATTTGACATCGAAACTGACAAGGAATATTAAGTTAAGAATGCCGATTGTTTCAGCTCCAATGGACACAATCACGGAGTCTGATATGGCAACAGCAATGGCTCTACTAGg GGGCATTGGAATTATACACTGTAACATGTCGATAGACGATTTGGTAAAGGAAGTTAATTTGGTCAAAAGGTTCGAAAATGGGTTTGTGCAAAATCCAATGTGCCTAAAGCCAACATCGACAGTCTCAGACTGGATCCACATAAAGGACACATACGGATATAA ATCGGTGCCTATAACATCTGATGGGAAGAGGGGGTCAAAGCTGATGGGACTGGTGACAGCGACGGACATATATTTTGAAGAGTCGCTGAACACGGTCCTGCAAGACATCATGACCACGGACCTGGTGGTCGGAAAACACCCAATGACGCTCCGAGAAGCAAACAAACTGTTGTTTAAAAGCAAAAAGGGAGTTCTGCcaatagtaaataaagaCCACGAATTGGTGTCAATCGTAACAAA GTCGGActattataaaaataaactgtaTCCTAACGCATCAaaggatgaaaataaacagctACTGGTGGGAGCAGCGTTGTCAACAAG TAAATATAGGAATGACGCAATGGAAAGAGCTAAGAGGCTGATAGAGGCCAAGGCAGACGTCATAGTTATTGAGTCGAGTCAGGGCAACAGCATATACCAAATAGACCTGATCAAACAGCTTAAATCAGTGTTTCCAGAAGTACAA ATAGTAGCAGGAAACGTAGTGACAGTCAGCCAGGCGAAAAACCTGATCGATGCAGGATGTGACGCAATCAAGGTTGGAATGGGAATAGGGTCGATATGTACAACACAG acaGTAACGGGTGTCGGAAGAGGACAGGCTACAGCAGTGTATTACGTCAGTAGATACGCATTTGAGCAGTGTAACGGATTGCCAGTGATAGCAGACGGAGGAGTGAAGTGCTCAGGAGACATATTGAAG gCACTAGCACTAGGAGCAAGCGCAATAATGGGTGGAAACATATTCTCGGGAACGAAAGAAACGCCAGGAGAATATTACATCAACGACGGAGTTAGAATGAAGAGTTACAGAGGGATGGGAAGCAAGGACGCAATAACAAATAGCCTAAAGCACTTTGGACACTCAGGATCAGCAAGCAGATATCACATAGAAGGAACACTGCCAGTAGTCTCACAAGGAGTGTCAGGCTTAGTAATGGACAAGGGCTCAGTGCATAACGCAATCCCAATAGTGGCAGAAGGAGTGAGACACGGCCTGCACAACATGGGAATATACTCAATAGAAAAACTGCACGAAAGCCTCTACAGCGGAACCTCAAGATTCGAAGTGAGGTCAGCACACTCGATAATGGACGGAGCAGTCTCgaaaacattaacaaaCATAAAGTGA